In Blautia sp. SC05B48, a single genomic region encodes these proteins:
- a CDS encoding M28 family metallopeptidase yields MKKITIALIMVISLIAPIQTMAESVTQNGTIIEPLEQNIEQIIDEITSEPRPINSDAIQNVKEYISEYFGNLGYDKIEYQKFEYNDENNENAIRHSSQTDVFLASTAEDAIVDGIGENIIVTKNSSIDTTKNLIISAHYDSAEDSVGTNDNGSGVAAVLELARILKDTEIPYNIKFILFSGEEKYMLGSRWYVGKLTEDERKQIIGVINIDTIAEKSDLGYMAMIEGNKRPDNAEYDDEGLKKLAELNKNSMSELFTPSDRFFLTMATNSDHYPFALVNIPAVSIVQDWQDGLNVNDSSDVKENMDIQRIVEVIDQVMEVLPTIN; encoded by the coding sequence ATGAAAAAAATTACAATTGCCTTAATTATGGTTATATCATTAATAGCACCAATTCAGACAATGGCGGAGAGTGTTACCCAGAACGGTACAATAATAGAGCCTTTGGAACAGAATATTGAACAGATCATCGATGAAATCACTTCTGAACCGCGTCCAATAAATTCTGATGCAATACAGAATGTAAAAGAATATATTAGCGAATATTTTGGCAATCTGGGATATGACAAAATAGAATACCAGAAATTCGAATATAACGATGAAAACAATGAGAATGCAATAAGGCATTCCTCGCAGACGGATGTGTTTCTGGCATCAACAGCCGAGGATGCAATTGTTGACGGCATTGGTGAAAATATCATTGTGACAAAAAACTCATCCATTGATACTACAAAAAATCTGATCATAAGTGCCCATTATGACAGTGCAGAAGATTCGGTGGGCACCAATGATAACGGTTCCGGAGTGGCAGCAGTGCTTGAACTGGCAAGGATTTTAAAAGATACAGAGATACCGTATAATATAAAATTCATCCTGTTCTCGGGCGAAGAGAAATATATGCTGGGTTCAAGATGGTATGTTGGTAAGCTGACGGAGGACGAGCGGAAACAGATCATCGGAGTAATAAATATTGATACTATTGCAGAAAAAAGTGATCTGGGTTATATGGCGATGATCGAAGGAAACAAAAGACCAGACAATGCGGAATATGATGATGAGGGATTGAAAAAACTGGCAGAATTAAATAAAAACAGTATGTCAGAACTATTTACACCCAGTGACAGATTTTTCCTGACAATGGCAACCAACAGTGACCATTATCCGTTTGCATTAGTGAATATCCCGGCAGTATCTATTGTCCAGGACTGGCAAGATGGTTTGAACGTGAATGATAGTTCTGATGTAAAAGAAAATATGGATATACAGAGAATTGTGGAAGTGATTGATCAGGTTATGGAAGTACTTCCAACGATCAATTAA
- a CDS encoding RNA-guided endonuclease TnpB family protein, with translation MRKINWAVKIRIYPNAEQRVQIEKTIGCSRFIYNCMLADKMEYYKKEKKMLRNTPASYKKEYPWLKEVDSLALANVQMHLENAFHKFFREPSAGFPRFKSKKSSRKSYTTNVVNGNIFLEGKYLKLPKMTAVRIKLHRPISEKWKLKSVTVSREPSGKYFASLLFCCENQTAEKRPAERFIGIDFAMHGMCVFSTGKRAKYPMFYRNTEKKLAWEQRKLSRCQKGSRNYKKQKKRVALCHEKIRNQRKDFQHKLSARLVENYDAVCVEDLNLKGMAGELHLGKGVHDNGYGLFLSMLEYKLEERGKYLIKVNRYFASSKICSVCGKKKEELSLSDRIYHCECGYRMDRDVNAAVNIMNEGKRIFAECA, from the coding sequence GTGAGGAAAATAAACTGGGCAGTAAAAATACGAATCTATCCAAATGCAGAACAACGTGTACAAATAGAAAAAACAATCGGCTGCAGCCGATTTATCTATAACTGTATGCTTGCAGATAAAATGGAATATTATAAAAAAGAAAAAAAGATGTTAAGGAACACACCAGCCAGTTACAAGAAAGAATATCCGTGGCTGAAAGAGGTGGATTCATTGGCGTTAGCAAATGTACAGATGCATCTGGAAAACGCATTCCATAAGTTTTTTCGTGAACCATCTGCAGGATTTCCGCGTTTCAAATCAAAGAAGTCATCAAGAAAATCCTATACAACAAACGTGGTGAATGGAAATATCTTTCTGGAAGGAAAATATTTGAAACTGCCTAAGATGACGGCTGTTAGAATAAAGCTTCACCGTCCGATATCAGAAAAATGGAAATTGAAATCTGTGACAGTCAGCAGGGAGCCATCCGGAAAATATTTTGCCAGTCTTTTATTTTGCTGTGAAAACCAAACAGCAGAAAAAAGACCGGCAGAAAGATTTATCGGGATCGATTTTGCGATGCATGGAATGTGTGTGTTTTCTACCGGTAAAAGAGCCAAATATCCGATGTTCTACCGAAATACAGAGAAAAAGCTTGCATGGGAACAGAGAAAGCTGTCCAGATGTCAGAAAGGCAGTCGGAATTATAAGAAGCAGAAGAAACGAGTTGCACTGTGCCATGAAAAGATCCGAAATCAGAGAAAAGACTTTCAGCATAAACTTAGTGCCCGTCTTGTCGAGAACTATGATGCAGTATGTGTGGAAGATCTGAATCTGAAAGGGATGGCAGGAGAACTTCATCTTGGAAAAGGCGTACATGATAATGGATATGGCCTGTTTCTGTCTATGCTGGAATATAAACTGGAGGAACGTGGAAAATATCTGATAAAAGTAAATCGTTATTTTGCATCCAGTAAGATTTGCAGTGTATGCGGAAAGAAAAAAGAAGAATTGTCTTTATCTGATAGGATTTATCACTGTGAATGCGGATACAGAATGGACCGCGATGTAAATGCAGCAGTTAACATCATGAATGAGGGAAAAAGAATCTTTGCAGAATGTGCATGA
- a CDS encoding BlaI/MecI/CopY family transcriptional regulator gives MKKTYQRLPESELDIMLVLWNNTPPMTRPEIEKVINMKKKLASTTILSLLTRLENKNFVEVTKQGKMNLYTPLVSQSDYQAHESQSVLEKLYGNSLKKFVTSLYHGKKISSEEVQDLSEFLKNLEDREE, from the coding sequence GTGAAAAAAACTTACCAGAGACTTCCGGAATCAGAGCTGGATATTATGCTCGTTCTTTGGAATAATACTCCGCCGATGACCAGACCGGAGATTGAGAAAGTGATCAATATGAAGAAAAAGCTTGCATCAACAACAATTTTGTCATTGCTGACCAGATTGGAGAACAAAAATTTCGTGGAAGTGACGAAACAGGGAAAAATGAATCTGTATACACCCCTGGTTTCGCAGTCAGATTATCAGGCACATGAAAGCCAGAGTGTTCTTGAGAAGCTTTATGGGAATTCACTAAAAAAGTTTGTAACTTCACTTTATCATGGAAAGAAAATCAGCTCGGAAGAAGTCCAGGATCTCAGTGAATTTCTTAAGAACCTGGAGGACAGGGAGGAATAG
- a CDS encoding M56 family metallopeptidase, translating into MEVLVLHILKLNIIAAIVILLVKVLATLFKGRVSARWKYFIWLLITISLCVPVRLPENLALVDFKVLRSSQQNTQNPKITDYAVRPEESQKIPETVSSASNDMKNLTEIPEQKRTVRYESDKWLGIVAVIFAAVWLSVAVLKLTGELLAYYFSIRNLERMSLQVSDTVSIQMYRAACQKKHVRRIPELRQNAGLTTPLLAGLLHTKLYLPATGYSAEERKLIFYHELTHYCHRDLWYKMLLRICASIYWFNPFLLIMLKEADKDIENLCDTAVVRRVNKKEHKLYRQLLLRTVAMENQIPYVTASLNDSEMVFKDRILYMVNIRKLRKGILPGILVTLLLAGGNLVFNVSAGTDTVSVETEKSGIEKNADPEKNNVPDYAPFSEMVTMQKAAETQDEGGVTENTDTEDSVDEEEKADAETNDEPAMENSGQVSETTDDGITSDNNGSVSSYENLPAGVPYTSGFTTTSGVASIVAPGGGDEESRVLYDNGDGTYSDDYGSRYSYQGDGNWADANGNSYRTWNDEGYHFGNQLEQHELQGSNGTVNVIETTNGDYYYCDADGVGYTDNGDGTWTDENGNIYTE; encoded by the coding sequence ATGGAGGTTCTTGTTCTGCACATTCTGAAACTGAACATTATTGCAGCAATAGTAATTTTACTGGTAAAAGTGCTTGCGACTCTGTTTAAAGGACGTGTATCAGCGAGATGGAAGTACTTTATCTGGCTGTTGATTACGATAAGCCTTTGTGTTCCGGTGCGCCTTCCGGAGAATCTGGCACTGGTGGATTTCAAAGTACTTAGAAGCAGTCAACAGAATACGCAAAACCCGAAGATAACGGATTACGCAGTCAGACCAGAGGAAAGTCAGAAGATACCAGAAACCGTATCATCTGCGAGCAATGACATGAAAAATCTGACAGAAATCCCGGAACAAAAGAGAACTGTCAGGTACGAATCAGATAAATGGCTGGGAATTGTGGCTGTGATTTTTGCTGCTGTCTGGCTGAGCGTAGCGGTACTTAAACTGACAGGAGAATTGCTGGCATATTATTTTTCTATAAGGAATCTGGAACGGATGAGTCTACAGGTAAGTGATACGGTGAGTATTCAGATGTACCGTGCAGCGTGTCAAAAGAAGCACGTACGCAGAATACCGGAGCTCAGGCAAAACGCAGGTCTTACCACACCGCTTCTTGCAGGACTTTTACATACAAAATTGTATCTGCCAGCAACCGGGTATTCAGCAGAAGAAAGAAAACTTATCTTTTACCATGAACTTACACATTATTGCCATCGGGATCTCTGGTATAAGATGCTCCTTCGAATCTGTGCATCGATATACTGGTTCAACCCCTTTCTTCTTATCATGCTGAAAGAAGCGGATAAGGATATTGAGAATCTGTGTGATACAGCAGTTGTTCGCAGAGTTAATAAAAAGGAACATAAATTATATCGACAGCTGCTTCTCAGGACAGTGGCCATGGAAAATCAGATTCCATATGTGACAGCAAGTCTTAATGACAGCGAAATGGTGTTTAAAGATCGGATTCTGTATATGGTGAACATTCGGAAACTCCGCAAAGGAATTCTTCCGGGAATTCTTGTGACGCTGCTGCTTGCAGGCGGTAATCTGGTATTTAATGTCTCTGCCGGGACAGATACAGTTTCAGTAGAGACGGAGAAGTCTGGTATTGAAAAAAATGCAGATCCAGAGAAAAATAATGTACCGGATTATGCACCGTTTTCTGAAATGGTAACTATGCAGAAAGCTGCTGAAACACAGGACGAAGGAGGAGTGACAGAGAATACAGATACAGAGGATTCTGTAGACGAAGAGGAAAAAGCGGATGCGGAAACAAATGATGAACCTGCCATGGAAAACAGCGGACAGGTAAGTGAAACGACCGATGATGGAATTACCTCTGACAACAACGGGTCTGTTTCATCTTATGAAAATCTGCCAGCAGGCGTACCATATACCAGTGGATTCACTACTACTTCCGGTGTAGCATCAATTGTAGCACCGGGTGGAGGAGATGAAGAATCCAGAGTTCTTTACGATAACGGAGATGGGACCTATTCTGATGATTATGGGAGCCGATACAGTTATCAGGGAGATGGAAACTGGGCAGATGCCAATGGAAATTCATATCGTACCTGGAATGACGAAGGTTATCATTTCGGAAACCAACTGGAACAGCATGAACTTCAGGGCAGTAACGGTACTGTTAATGTAATAGAAACAACAAACGGAGATTATTATTATTGTGACGCAGATGGGGTCGGATACACAGACAATGGTGACGGTACCTGGACGGATGAGAATGGGAACATCTATACAGAATAA